A genomic region of Rhipicephalus sanguineus isolate Rsan-2018 chromosome 1, BIME_Rsan_1.4, whole genome shotgun sequence contains the following coding sequences:
- the LOC119405215 gene encoding sal-like protein 3 yields the protein MSRRKQACPSRHIASPASSSLCVGNSHNGSGRGGSSTGGEEESSDDEHVCGRCRAEFPTLDHFLAHKRCCPSVETMGLPGSTPSRLSCSDDDAAGRRSASDVTEVDEEPLVAAAAARLPSTHVALEALQSTKVAVAQFAYGSAGGPAEIAALHEALMALQQQQVVQLHIIQQLQAYVGATPTLPVNLTRAADSTPTPPPPPPPPPPAPRTEPSPDAPGQTHATPPPPNTAVDLAAKELAAPEPAEPPAETSLGEPISGGALLVVPPVGPPPPDEPNTLELLQRHTEKALQDTMSGGSFLLNGLGSPDPSRLRRKDGRPDEAYLRHRCRFCGKVFGSDSALQIHIRSHTGERPFKCNVCGNRFSTKGNLKVHFQRHRAKYPHVRMNPHPVPEHLDKHFPPLEPPGDRSPTSPSGATSSPPPSLQPALALQTAPLGVLIKAGPQVPRPDDLVGPSCSGTLALRATGSRSISPGTETTNVTTSMGSPPLDGERPLSLKAEPEDDAEDKASDEDRDSGGVSGSADDSMPFTSAGSFMSGSFSALPTSADAAVPLHADPAFYQDLLPKPGSNDNSWETLMEVTRPSETSKLQQLVDNIEHKLSDPNQCVICHRVLSCRSALQMHYRTHTGERPFRCKICGRAFTTKGNLKTHMGVHRVKPPLRVLHKCPVCHKQFTNSLVLQQHVRMHGSESLHSTQSFPTTSQRPTPPPKTSSSPPPSSPNSPMPEQKKEEERSPSPQPLLRPLSPERPPSQLTSLAALENQVKGIKTSLQVPALPFGPFGIGLSSGFGRYDEQSPLFNRTPEAGQRSPAFSPRAGSELSTGDERSTPGAPSPSGGTSPPVNGGPLDLTPRTLLGRPADNFSGRFFAAPPLGGLPFPGAAPGRPNTTCQICFKTFACNSALEIHYRSHTKERPFKCSVCERGFSTKGNLKQHMLTHKIRDLPATLFAATPTSSASAPSPAPSPGRSSSPADQRPGASPDESRTKRVDSVAAPPGGPPPPRRPPGLPRHVCHVCNKPFSSSSSLQIHMRTHTGDRPFKCSVCGRAFTTKGNLKVHMGTHMWNNGSSRRGRRMSIELPSLLSGPKADFVPPPPPPHELFYPYLGPAYLNGMLGPKANEISVIQGASTEPRPGDEAEPHNGAWAWKMACNLCAKICGSSLELEAHLKAHHRKELEVQSPDNVAV from the coding sequence GTTCGGGCCGAGGTGGGAGCAGCACTGGCGGCGAGGAAGAGAGCAGCGACGACGAGCACGTGTGCGGCCGCTGCCGTGCCGAGTTTCCCACTCTCGACCACTTCTTGGCACACAAGCGGTGCTGCCCAAGCGTCGAGACGATGGGGCTGCCAGGCAGCACGCCGAGCCGGCTGTCGTGTAGTGATGACGATGCGGCTGGCCGTCGGTCAGCGTCGGACGTGACCGAGGTGGACGAGGAACCCCTGGTGGCGGCTGCAGCTGCGCGGCTGCCCTCGACGCATGTGGCGTTGGAGGCTCTGCAGAGCACCAAGGTGGCCGTGGCGCAGTTCGCCTACGGCAGCGCCGGAGGTCCTGCTGAGATAGCGGCGCTACACGAGGCGCTGATGGCGCTGCAGCAACAGCAAGTCGTCCAGCTCCACATCATCCAGCAACTGCAGGCGTACGTGGGTGCCACGCCGACGCTTCCCGTGAACCTGACCAGGGCGGCGGACAGTACGCCGACTCCGCCtcctccgccgccaccgccaccccCGGCGCCCCGGACGGAGCCCAGTCCCGATGCCCCGGGACAGACACACGCGACCCCGCCGCCGCCGAACACCGCGGTAGACCTGGCCGCCAAAGAGCTCGCGGCACCTGAACCAGCCGAGCCGCCAGCGGAGACATCTCTTGGGGAGCCCATCTCCGGCGGTGCCCTGCTGGTTGTGCCGCCCGTGGGTCCGCCGCCACCGGACGAGCCCAACACGCTCGAGCTTCTGCAGCGGCACACTGAGAAGGCGCTGCAGGACACCATGAGCGGCGGCTCATTCTTGCTGAATGGCCTCGGCTCTCCGGACCCGAGTCGTTTGCGCAGGAAGGACGGCCGGCCCGACGAGGCTTACTTGCGCCATCGGTGTCGCTTCTGCGGCAAGGTGTTCGGCAGCGACAGCGCGCTGCAAATCCACATCCGCTCCCATACCGGGGAAAGACCCTTCAAGTGCAACGTCTGCGGGAACAGGTTTTCAACGAAGGGCAACCTGAAGGTGCACTTTCAAAGACACCGTGCAAAGTACCCACACGTGCGAATGAACCCGCATCCTGTTCCGGAGCACTTGGACAAGCATTTCCCGCCGTTGGAGCCTCCCGGGGATCGCAGCCCGACATCGCCGTCCGGCGCCACGTCGTCACCGCCACCGTCGCTACAACCTGCACTGGCTCTACAGACTGCTCCTTTGGGCGTCTTGATCAAAGCAGGGCCTCAAGTGCCACGACCCGATGACCTTGTCGGGCCCAGTTGCAGTGGCACGCTGGCGTTACGAGCCACGGGCAGCAGAAGCATATCTCCTGGTACTGAAACGACCAATGTGACTACATCAATGGGCTCTCCTCCGCTGGATGGAGAACGCCCTTTGAGTCTTAAAGCAGAGCCAGAGGATGATGCAGAGGACAAGGCGTCGGACGAAGACAGAGACTCCGGCGGCGTCAGTGGTTCCGCTGATGATTCCATGCCGTTCACCTCAGCCGGATCATTCATGAGCGGCTCCTTCTCCGCGCTTCCGACGTCCGCGGACGCAGCAGTGCCACTCCATGCGGACCCCGCCTTTTACCAAGACTTGCTGCCGAAGCCTGGAAGTAACGACAACTCGTGGGAAACTCTCATGGAAGTGACGAGGCCGTCTGAGACATCCAAGCTGCAGCAACTGGTCGACAACATTGAGCACAAGCTGAGTGACCCGAACCAATGCGTGATATGTCATCGTGTGCTCAGTTGCCGCAGTGCTCTGCAGATGCATTACCGGACACACACCGGTGAAAGGCCGTTTCGTTGCAAAATTTGCGGTCGTGCGTTCACAACGAAAGGAAATCTTAAGACACACATGGGAGTTCATAGAGTCAAACCACCGCTACGTGTACTTCACAAGTGCCCCGTCTGCCACAAACAATTCACTAACTCCCTCGTTCTCCAACAACACGTCCGTATGCATGGCTCTGAAAGCTTACACTCGACGCAAAGTTTCCCAACAACTTCACAGAGGCCTACGCCACCGCCAAAGACTTCTTCGTCACCTCCTCCAAGCTCTCCAAATTCACCAATGCCTgagcaaaagaaagaagaggagcgGTCACCTTCTCCGCAGCCTCTGTTGCGGCCTCTGAGTCCTGAGCGCCCACCATCGCAACTTACGTCACTAGCTGCTCTCGAAAATCAGGTGAAGGGCATCAAGACGTCGTTGCAAGTGCCAGCATTACCTTTCGGCCCCTTCGGCATAGGCCTTTCTTCTGGTTTTGGGCGCTACGATGAACAGTCGCCCCTCTTTAATAGAACGCCAGAAGCTGGACAGCGGTCTCCGGCATTTTCGCCGCGAGCTGGATCTGAGCTGTCAACTGGTGACGAAAGATCAACTCCAGGAGCGCCTTCGCCATCTGGTGGAACTTCACCACCCGTGAACGGCGGTCCGCTAGATCTAACGCCGCGAACCTTATTAGGCCGGCCAGCGGACAACTTTTCTGGCCGCTTTTTTGCCGCGCCGCCGTTGGGAGGATTGCCGTTTCCTGGAGCCGCGCCCGGCCGCCCGAACACAACATGCCAGATATGCTTCAAGACGTTTGCCTGCAACAGTGCTCTCGAGATCCACTATCGGAGCCACACCAAAGAGCGACCGTTCAAATGCAGCGTCTGCGAGCGGGGCTTCTCCACCAAGGGAAACCTCAAGCAGCACATGCTGACACACAAGATCCGAGATTTGCCGGCCACCTTGTTCGCTGCCACCCCTACCTCGAGTGCGAGCGCACCGAGTCCGGCACCCAGCCCTGGGCGCTCATCGAGCCCTGCCGATCAGCGACCCGGCGCCAGCCCCGATGAGAGTCGGACCAAGAGGGTGGACTCGGTGGCCGCTCCGCCGGGCGGGCCGCCGCCGCCCCGGCGACCTCCTGGGCTGCCCAGGCACGTGTGCCACGTGTGCAACAAGCCCTTCTCGAGCTCTAGTTCTCTCCAGATccacatgcgcacacacactgGTGACCGGCCCTTTAAGTGCTCTGTGTGCGGCCGCGCTTTCACCACCAAAGGCAACCTCAAGGTGCACATGGGCACGCACATGTGGAACAACGGTAGttcgcgccgcggccgccgcatgTCCATTGAGCTGCCATCGCTGCTGAGTGGGCCCAAGGCTGACTtcgtgccgccaccgccgccaccccaCGAGCTCTTCTACCCTTACCTTGGGCCGGCCTACCTAAATGGCATGCTGGGACCGAAGGCGAACGAGATCTCCGTCATCCAGGGCGCCAGCACCGAGCCCCGACCGGGAGACGAGGCCGAGCCGCACAACGGCGCCTGGGCCTGGAAGATGGCCTGCAACTTGTGCGCCAAGATTTGCGGTTCGTCGCTCGAGCTAGAGGCTCACCTCAAGGCGCACCACCGCAAGGAACTGGAGGTCCAGTCGCCTGACAATGTGGCCGTCTGA